One genomic region from Vitis riparia cultivar Riparia Gloire de Montpellier isolate 1030 chromosome 17, EGFV_Vit.rip_1.0, whole genome shotgun sequence encodes:
- the LOC117904536 gene encoding proline transporter 1-like codes for MRVNRMFAAPIHEALDTKFLRPDKSLLYSRENLKRRFLLRALLFAGSTLVTAAFPFMSDFVDLFGSFTLTTLTFVFPSMIFIKVEGKTARIEKKVWHWANIVVFSLLGVATTVSALRLIVNNVQNYHFFADT; via the exons ATGAGAGTGAATCGGATGTTTGCTGCACCAATCCATGAGGCTCTTGACACCAAGTTCCTCAGACCGGATAAGAGCTTATTATACTCCAGAGAAAACCTCAAGCGCCGCTTCCTCCTTCGCGCCCTCCTCTTCGCCGGAAGCACCCTTGTGACAGCAGCCTTTCCCTTCATGTCTGACTTTGTCGACTTATTTGGATCATTCACACTTACCACCCTAACCTTTGTTTTTCCAAGCATGATCTTCATCAAg GTTGAGGGAAAGACGGCTAGAATTGAGAAGAAGGTGTGGCACTGGGCCAACATAGTTGTTTTTTCCCTGCTTGGAGTAGCGACCACCGTCTCTGCTCTTCGGTTGATAGTTAACAATGTTCAGAACTACCATTTTTTTGCAGACACTTGA
- the LOC117904534 gene encoding E3 ubiquitin-protein ligase RGLG2-like, with product MGGKSSKRSISRQSSHLGSSSYSWGHHDQSQIPYAQPAPGYLPQQHYNHPPPTYGGQNPGSKRKYSKIEDNYNSLDQVTGALAQAGLESSNLIVGIDFTKSNEWTGARSFYRRSLHHVGDDQNPYEQAISIIGKTLSKFDDDNLIPCFGFGDASTHDRDVFSFYSDERFCNGFEEVLKRYRELVPHLRLAGPTSFAPIVEMAITIVEQSGGQYHVLLIIADGQVTRSVDTEHGQLSPQEKRTVEAIVKASEYPLSIILVGVGDGPWDMMKEFDDNMPARAFDNFQFVNFTEIMSKNMDRSRKETEFALSALMEIPSQYKATMELNILGSHRGKAIDRVPLPPPLYGANSFSYSKPPQSSSFQPSAPSSDQHSASIHTSAPASSLADNNVCPICLTNKKDMAFGCGHQTCCECGPDLDLCPICRSPIQTRIKLY from the exons ATGGGTGGGAAAAGTTCAAAAAGATCAATTTCGAGACAATCTTCACATTTAGGGTCTAGTTCATATTCATGGGGTCATCATGACCAGTCACAGATACCATATGCTCAACCAGCCCCAGGCTACCTGCCACAGCAGCATTATAACCATCCACCTCCAACTTATGGTGGCCAGAACCCTGGGTCCAAAAGGAAGTATTCAAAAATAGAAGATAATTACAATTCCCTGGATCAG GTTACTGGTGCCCTGGCACAGGCAGGCCTGGAGTCCTCAAACCTCATTGTTGGCATTGATTTCACAAAGAGTAACGAGTGGACAG GTGCAAGATCATTCTATCGGAGAAGTTTGCATCATGTTGGAGATGATCAAAATCCCTATGAGCAAGCAATATCAATCATTGGGAAAACATTGTCTAAGTTTGATGATGATAACTTGATTCCCTGTTTTGGATTTGGAGATG CATCGACGCATGATCGAGATGTCTTCAGTTTCTATTCAGATGAGAGATTTTGTAATGGATTTGAGGAAGTCTTGAAACGCTATAGAGAATTAGTCCCTCATCTACGACTTGCAG GACCAACATCTTTTGCTCCCATCGTTGAAATGGCCATCACTATTGTTGAGCAAAGTGGTGGCCAGTATCATGTTTTATTGATAATAGCTGATGGTCAG GTGACAAGAAGTGTAGATACTGAGCATGGCCAGCTAAGTCCTCAGGAAAAGAGAACTGTTGAAGCCATTGTGAAAGCAAG TGAGTATCCGCTGTCAATAATATTAGTTGGGGTTGGAGATGGACCATGGGATATGATGAAGGAATTTGATGATAACATGCCTGCCCGAGCCTTTGATAATTTCCAG tTTGTAAATTTTACAGAGATTATGTCAAAGAATATGGATAGATCCAGAAAAGAAACAGAGTTTGCTCTTTCAGCCTTAATGGAAATACCCTCTCAGTATAAAGCAACAATGGAGCTTAATATATTGGG TTCTCACAGGGGGAAGGCTATAGACAGGGTCCCTCTCCCCCCTCCTCTTTATGGTGCAAATTCTTTCAGCTACTCAAAACCTCCGCAATCAAGCAGCTTCCAACCAAGTGCACCTTCCTCTGATCAACATAGTGCATCAATTCACACTTCTGCACCTGCAAGTTCATTGGCAGATAATAAT GTTTGTCCCATTTGTCTTACCAATAAAAAAGACATGGCCTTCGGTTGTGGGCATCAG ACATGCTGTGAATGTGGACCCGACCTTGACTTATGCCCCATTTGCCGGAGCCCCATCCAAACTAGGATAAAGCTCTATTAA
- the LOC117904533 gene encoding aldehyde oxidase GLOX-like encodes MTPMHFGFNQTHSSINFSFFLFFSMPIPLSMEDKKHFPLAFKLMVVVLFLLLHCVCFCTAVAGSSGGKKGKWQLLLNNTGVVGMHMALTHHGTVIIFDQIGVGQSGYGLRRRYNGTRCMNTQHDLTDWSCFAHSVEYDMSLNKVRPLRLDTDPWCSSGSFLSNGTLLQTGGYGRGSRRIRYFRPCENGHCDWRQSKTLLSDDRWYASSQILPEKDRAVVVGGRQVFSYEFVPKLHSNHRSFDLPFLHRTTNKNEGGNNLYPFVHLSSDGNLFIFANRDSILLNYKRNRVVKSFPRIPGAGSRNYPSSGSSVILPLDHGDQFHKVEVMVCGGAASGAHQAAGQGKFLKGLSSCGRMVITGNTHKWNMENMPGPRLLNDMLILPTGDILIINGAKRGCAGWKNAADPSLQPYLYKPKKTLGRRFSVLKSTKIARMYHSSAILTPDGRVLVAGSNPNNKYTFRNVRYPTELRLQAFVPAYMDRQYHNTRPGNVSIHYGSGTNGGVRYGEGFSVRFWLGRKPSKTVEFSAYAPPFTTHSISMNQRMLKLRCKSMVRGEDGWINAALEAPPSPNVAPSGYYMLTVINGGIPSISQWIRIIHA; translated from the coding sequence ATGACTCCCATGCACTTCGGATTCAACCAAACACACTCCAGTATAAATtttagcttcttcctcttcttctcaATGCCCATCCCTCTCTCAATGGAGGACAAGAAACACTTTCCTCTTGCTTTCAAGCTCATGGTTGTTGTGCTTTTTTTGTTATTGCATTGTGTTTGTTTTTGCACTGCAGTTGCAGGTTCCTCAGGAGGGAAGAAAGGGAAATGGCAGCTTCTCCTGAACAACACTGGTGTGGTGGGTATGCATATGGCCTTAACCCATCATGGCACCGTAATAATATTCGATCAAATTGGAGTGGGCCAGTCGGGTTATGGACTCCGTCGAAGGTATAATGGAACAAGGTGCATGAATACTCAGCATGATTTGACAGACTGGTCCTGCTTTGCTCACTCTGTTGAGTATGATATGTCACTTAACAAAGTTAGGCCTCTAAGGCTTGACACTGATCCCTGGTGCTCTTCAGGTTCCTTCTTGAGCAATGGAACCCTTCTTCAGACGGGTGGATATGGCAGGGGTTCTCGTAGAATCCGGTACTTCCGGCCTTGTGAGAATGGCCACTGTGATTGGAGGCAGTCAAAGACATTGCTGTCTGATGACCGATGGTATGCTTCAAGCCAAATACTCCCAGAGAAGGATAGGGCTGTCGTTGTTGGGGGAAGACAAGTTTTTAGTTACGAATTCGTGCCGAAACTACACTCAAACCACAGATCCTTTGATCTTCCCTTCTTGCACCGGACTACAAACAAAAATGAAGGGGGAAACAATCTCTACCCTTTTGTTCACCTCTCCTCAGATGGCAACTTGTTCATTTTTGCCAACCGGGATTCAATCCTCTTGAACTATAAACGAAACAGGGTGGTGAAGAGCTTCCCTCGAATTCCTGGTGCTGGTTCAAGGAACTATCCAAGCAGTGGGTCATCGGTGATTCTCCCTTTAGACCACGGAGACCAGTTCCACAAGGTGGAAGTCATGGTGTGTGGAGGTGCTGCGTCAGGAGCTCATCAAGCTGCAGGACAGGGCAAGTTCTTGAAGGGTTTGAGCTCTTGTGGGAGGATGGTGATTACAGGAAATACACACAAGTGGAACATGGAAAACATGCCAGGACCTCGTCTCCTAAACGACATGCTCATCCTCCCAACTGGGGATATTCTCATCATCAATGGTGCAAAACGTGGTTGTGCTGGATGGAAGAATGCTGCAGATCCTTCTCTCCAACCTTACCTATACAAACCCAAGAAAACCCTTGGAAGGAGGTTTTCAGTCTTGAAGTCCACGAAAATAGCAAGAATGTATCACTCCTCAGCCATTCTCACACCTGATGGAAGAGTTCTAGTTGCTGGGAGTAACCCCAACAACAAGTACACCTTCAGAAATGTGAGGTACCCAACTGAGCTGAGATTACAGGCCTTTGTTCCAGCCTACATGGACAGACAATACCACAACACAAGGCCAGGCAATGTGTCAATACACTATGGAAGTGGCACTAATGGAGGAGTAAGGTATGGCGAAGGCTTTTCTGTTCGATTCTGGCTGGGGAGGAAGCCGAGCAAGACAGTGGAGTTCAGTGCATATGCACCACCATTCACGACACACTCCATTTCAATGAACCAAAGGATGCTGAAACTCAGGTGCAAGAGCATGGTGAGGGGTGAGGATGGTTGGATCAATGCAGCTCTGGAGGCTCCTCCATCTCCTAATGTTGCACCCTCTGGTTATTACATGCTTACAGTCATCAATGGGGGGATCCCCAGTATTTCTCAGTGGATTAGGATCATACATGCTTGA